The Symphalangus syndactylus isolate Jambi chromosome 6, NHGRI_mSymSyn1-v2.1_pri, whole genome shotgun sequence genome contains the following window.
AGGAATAGTCAGTGTTTCAGTTTGAGTtccaaggaaggaaaaaagctgatgttccagtttttGAAGGCTGTCAGGTAATAAGGATTCTCTGATAAGGGAGGGTCAGCCTTTTTGTGTAGTTAGGGCTTCAGCTCATTGGAAGAGGTCTACCCACATTAGAGAGCAAACTGCTTTACTCGGTCTGCTAATATAaatgttagtttatttttaaaacatcccacagaaacaccaagaatgatagactagataaagaaaatgtggtacatgtacaccatggaatactatgcatccataaaaggaatgagatcatgtccttgcagggacatgggatgaagctggaagccatcatcctcagcaaacacaggaagagaaaagcacCTCATCTCACTCATAAGtaagagttgaacaatgagaacacatggacactgcaAGGGGAAGAACACACACCGGGGCCAGTTGGAGGGTGGGGGGTGAGAAGGGAGACAAGTAGgacaaacagctaatgcatgcagaGCTAAAAACTAAGTGATGGGTAGAtagggtgcagcaaaccaccatgacacatgtatacctatgtaacaatcctATATATTTTGCACTtttatcctggaacttaaagtaggcaaagacatgaatagacagttttaaagtcaaataatagatgctggcgaggctgtggagaaataggaacacttttacactgctagtgggaatgtaaattagttcaaccattgtggaagacagtgtggcaattcctcaagtatctagaaccagaaacaacTTTTGACTcaggaatcccattactaggtatatacccaaaggaatataaatctatttgcagcactatttaaaatagcaaagacatgaaccaacccaaatgcccatcaatgatagactgggagGTGTAGGTAAAATAACCACAGAAATAGacataaattatttcaacttgtgattatacatatttttaagcaaaaacaacttttaaaaaatagtagaatGCAAATTTACAATGTGAACAACATTGGTATTTaagtaattttcttctttgtatagcCTAGATTTTTATATTAAGATTTTTTGATGATAGCAATGATTTAACCAAAGAAAAGTGTTTATATTGGTTAGGCCAATACCCAAGGGGTTTTGtcgcaccttttttttttttttttttttttttcccttggtgaACTCTCTCAATATCCCTCTTGGCATCCTTGAGTACCTCTGGTCCAGAGGAGGATTGTCAGAGACCTGGGGCCCGCCAAGAGCCCAGAAGCGGGGAGGTGGGAATAAGTCTGTGTTCCAGTCCCTGGAGGTAGAATGTGATGGGTGGAGTGGAGACTGTTCTCAAGAGGGTAACTAAATGTCCAGATGGAAGTGTGCAGCCTTCTCTGTGCAACCCTTGGGAAGTAACTGGCTGTTTTcagaacctaaaaaaaaaaaaagcacagaagaaATTGAAGAGATCAGCGGCATGGCCTCCCCTTGACAGTCAAATTTGTTCCAGCACCCACACAAGAGATGACCACTGTTGAGAAACAGAACCCAGAGCTCTACAGACAATACCCCAGTGGGTAAGTACATTGCAGAGAAGGGGCCAAAGTTATTGGAAGCAATCTCCAAGTTTCAGAAACTATATTTGCTTTTGGTCCATCTAGATCCTTCCTCACAGATCTagtcaaaagtagagaaaataagtTGAGTATAAACTGTCTGAGATTGAATCAAAGGAGAAGAGAAGCCCCAAGGTGGAAGGCTTGGTTGCCTAGTACTTCTTCAGAACAGGAGAGAAGATTGGACTATTTCTGCCTGATCAGTCTTGTCTTCCTCTTCACAGTAAGGCAGCCTTCTCTCCTGACATTCTCATACTATTGGCAGGTCTCTTCAATTGACTGTATCCACGTTAAAGACGCTAATCACACCatgggaaaaaataaagtcaaaggtCATATGAAATAGCACTGTCTGTATCCTGTGGAAGGGGTCAAAGAACAAGGAGGAAGAGCAGGTAAAAAGAACACAGCACCCGTTCAGAGGCCAGGCATCGTAAACCTTGGCTTTctctgtatatacatacacatatttgcaAACAGCTCATTTAATACATGAAACAACTCCAAGGTAGCTATTGCTCCCCTGCTTTATACAgaccagaaaacaaaatgaatacattGCCTAATGTCATGGAGCCAGAAACAGTATAGTTAGTATTTGAACCTAATCTAATCCGTGCTTGTCACAATAACAATCTTTCAAAATCCTTGGACTCACCATCAAAATGCCTCTCCCAGGGTATGTCACCAGTGTCCAGGTAACGATGCCTTCAAGTGGGCTGACACAAAATATTTCAGTTCAGACCACCATTTAAGATGCCaataagctatatatatatatatatatatacacacatacacacacaataacAGTATGTTCAACTTTCGCTTGTCCCAGCTTTCTCTGGACACTTTTTGTGATGAGTAGCCATTGTGTTGACTTACCCTCACATTGAGTAATTGGGTTCCTTTCTGCTTTAGGATAATGGTCCACCACAATTTTAGAGAAGATGTTAGGTATTCTcatcttatatataaaattgcACATTCACTAATGTTCATCTTGGATCCCTGTTCCATCAATACAATTCCTACACTTTTGCAACATGTTCTAATCTAAGATGTCTTATGTAACAAACACAAGGAAATCACtgcaatatataaaatgtaaattttagtcTATTCCCATATTAAACAGCAAGAATTCAGGGAAGGGCAGCTGCTGTCATGTGCCAAGAGCTTCACACTCATTTGTTCTATATACTTATCCTTTGCAATATTCTCCCCACTTCACATATAAGTAAAAGGGAGGCTGCAATAGGTTAAGCAATTTGCCTAGGGTAAGATGAAAGTCTGGAAGAGAAATCTGGCTTGTTAGTGGCAAGTCCGGTGCCCTGAGCAGCTGTGTGGGGCTGCCTTCCAGGACctccttttctttcccattttatcCAATGAATCCAGAGCAACCTTACTTCCGAACCCAGAGGAAATGACTTTACGTGCATTATAACTTATTTACATACTGAAGAATTAGTCACTAAAGGATCAGTTAACATGGAAAAACTCATGAACCATTAAGTTCAcaaaattttcatatttctatttaGCACTCAGTCAATGCCTGACCAAATGTTAACTCATAAAAGCATAAACTGAATCTTGGAGCCTGAATTAAGGAGCCATGAGTCTGCACAGGAACGTTTCTTATGCTTATTTGCTACGGAAGTGTAATTGCTATTTACATTTTAGATAAATTGAAATGTGCATGGGCTTGTTTGGGACAATTTGGGATAATGGGGCGACTATGGCATCTCTTCCCCGTTATCCACCCACTCTGGTATAGACTAGAGATACCAAAGAAGGGTGATCTGGGATAAGGGCCTCGAAGGATATAAAATTTCCCTAGGTAAAGACCAAAGAGGTGGTGAAAATTAGCAAAAATGTGTGGTGTCATGAGACTTGCTGACTAATGGTAAGAATGGTCAGGAGGGCAGGCCTGAGACAGAGGACATGTCAGACCCTCTGATTCTGAACCCTGAGGATATGAACAATAGGATTTCCTTGCTAGACTTTTAGAAGCATTTAGAGGACAGAGGGCAAAAAATAGGCAAGGATTTTataaagtgatcttcctgtctcctcACAAGGAAGCCAAGAAGGATGTGGTTGGGCCTAAGGGTCTTGCTGACTGTCTTATATCAGTCCATCCTTTTTAAATCCCTATTAGATGGACAAAATATCTAGTAAAATTTGCCCAAAGGTGTATTTCTTCTATTATCTCAAATTATAGGTGATATCAAGATTCTTGCCAGGAAAACTTAATAGACCCTGTCCTTAGAATAAACATTCTTAAAAactcatatgttttcattttgtttaaccaTCAAGTCTGGGCAACTTTAAatgtgagtggatcatgaggtcaagaaatcaagaccatcctggccaacatggtgaaaccctgtctctactgaaaatataaaagttagctgggtgtggtggcatgtgtctgtagtccaagctacttgggaggctgaggcaggagaatcacttgaacccaggaggcagaggttgcagtgagccaagatcgcactactgcactctggcctggtgacagagcaaaaaaaaaaaaaaaagagtcctgtgCTAAATATCTTTGATTAACTAGATTTGACAATCTGAACAAACCAATATTAAACCCATTCAGAGAAAAGGTAATGTGCTTCCTTAATACATTTACCATAGcaaattttctctttatatttttagcaggttttgatattttataaccttatttttaaagctcttaatcatttttaaaggcATAATAGAAAAAACCGCAAATCTcatccacccaaaatcaacagacaaGCTGGGTCCAAATCTTCCTAGACCCTTTTCTATTTAAGGGTATGTGTTTCTCTCTCACGTGCATACACTTTAATACAATTAAACCATAGTTTAATCGGCCTCCTGCTATTTCCTAACTTATTATACTATGATGTGAACATTATACCAGGAAGtgcttatctttaaaaatatcaatataatCTAATTCAGTGAATGGAGGTACTAGAATTTAAACAATGCTTTATTTGTGAGCACATTATTACAACTTTTCATTagtaaaaattagttttaaacatCTAATCAGTATGTTATTAGTGTTGCTATTGATCAGTGATAAGAGAAGCATATGCAGGCACTGCCTAAACATGATACATGGATTTACATTTAACTGTTACATGTagaattcttgtattttttcctGCAGAAAAAGTTCCTTGGGGTAAAATTATGAGTTAAAAGGGGATGCATTATGTTGGGGATTTTTACATGTGGTAGGGCGATTTAGTAAAAATCATGAGCATAATTACGGGTCATTAACAGTAGGTATCAttacagataatttattttataaaacaaaatgatttttcaaCTTGGCATTCAGAATTCTTCTTTATTATAGGCACCACCAGTCACCCTGGATGGAAATTTAAGTCTAGTCTACAGTCCCCAGAAGCAGTATCACTCAcaagagtaaaaatctaaaagagCTCCTGTCTCCTGGACACCCCAGATCCCTGAATATGTTAACCCCTAATAATGCCTGCTCCATGCCTACCTCTTTCCGGCTCACTGGCATCCCTGGCCTGGAATCCCTGCACATCTGGCTCTCCATCCCCTTTGGCTCCATGTACCTGGTAGCTGTGCTGGGGAACATGACCATCCTGGCAGTGGTAAGGATGGAGCACAGCCTGCACCagcccatgtacttcttcctgtGCATGTTGGCTGTCATTGACTTGGTCCTGTCAACCTCTACCATGCCCAAACTACTGGCCATCTTCTGGTTTGGTGCCCACAACATTGGTGTGAATGCCTGTTTGGCCCAGATGTTCTTCATTCATTGCTTTGCCACTGTTGAGTCAGGCATCTTCCTTGCCATGGCTTTTGATCGCTACGTGGCCATCTGTGACCCACTGCACCATACCTCGTTGCTCACCCATGCTGTGGTGGGTCGTTTGGGGCTGGCTGCCCTCCTCCGGGGGGTAATCTACATTGGACCTCTGCCCCTAATGATTCACCTGAGGTTGCCCCTTTACCAGACCCAAATCATTGCCCATTCCTACTGTGAGCACATGGCTGTGGTCACCTTGGCATGTGGTGACACAAGGGTCAATAACTTATATGGAATGGGGATTGGCTTCCTGGTATTAACCCTGGATTCACTGGCCATCACTGCCTCCTATGTGATGATTTTCAGGGCTGTAATGGGCTTGGCCACCTCTGAAGCCAGGCTTAAAACCTTAGGGACATGTGGCTCTCACATCTGTGCCATCCTCGTCTTCTACATCCCCATTGCTGTTTCCTCTCTCACACACCGCTTTGGCCATCGTGTGCCTCCCCATATCCATATCCTTTTGGCCAACCTTTACCTCCTCATCCCACCTATCCTCAACCCAATTGTTTATGCTGTCCGCACCAAGCAGATCCAAGAGACTCTTCTCCATATTAAGGCAAGGACTCAAACCAGGTGACTGttctatatctttttattttaggttcaggggtacatgtaaaGATTTCTTACAtaagtaaactcatgtcacagggatatgttgtacagattatttcatcacccaggtattaagctcagtactcaatagttatcttttcttacGGGGCATATAAATACTTAGTCATGACAGGACAAAGCTCTGACAGCTCTGACTGGGGAAGCCCATGAGATGTCTGGGTCCTACCTGAACTTTGAGGATAAGAGTCTAAGAGCAATCCTAAAGTCTATTCTCTTTGATCATGGATTTTCTATACAGTATAGACCTAATATCTGAAAGTGAAGAAAATCAGGGCATGAGTTTTTGTACTACAATTCCCTGTTTGACTATAAAATTAAGCAACATAAGCATACAGGCCacagaaagtaaaatttttatcCTTTACTTTTTTGCTATAAAACTTCATTCCTCTTTGTAGAATGTTAGAAAGCAGAATTTCTAGAAGGCAGAATTATGTTCTAACATCTTGGGCAGTTTACAAATTCTGTTAGTAAAGGTCTGGAAAATCTCAACTGTGTTGACAAGCCTTTCCAACCTTTCGGCTTGCCCCAGAAAAGGCCTTCAGTTGAGCATAAAAATAAGTATGAGAAATCTTAATAGGACTCGGAGTGAGACCTTGGCATGCACAGGAATTAGAATCCTCAAACCAAGTCCTGCCCCATTTAAACAGACAGATGAGTTTGCAACATTCTGTATCTCCTAATAATAGGGTTAGCTGAGAGCAGGGAAGACTAAACAGAGAAGGGCATTAGAAGATTCCATTTCAGAGGCCCTGAGATTGGCATATCTGGTAGACAGGAGCCACACCAAAATAACGAAATGGCGTAGAGGGAAGAAGGTAATGGGACTGTGAAGGGGGTTGGGGTAACTGATAAGCCAAAGGTGATGAGAATAGATGGAGGCCCTGTGGTGCATGTAAACTTTGAAATGCTTCCAGATCTCACTGGATAATTCTTGTTGCTACTTCTGAATTATGATCTGACCACTTTCATTATTCACTGATCACAAAGGTTCTGTAATGAGGACTACTTCAGGCCAGAAACCTGCAGGAATTTTGTGGCAATGCATGACAAGCAGACAAGTAGAATGAAGCAGTCACTCCCAATCCTAATGATCCAGAACTAGGATTATGTACATCTTAGTTCTCAGATGTTTCCAATCTTAAATCATTTAACTACATTTACAAACAATAACATCTAAGAAGGCTAAAGTGACTGATCTTAGGTTAAAAATAAGTTGctttagtatttttaaagacaaaattctAAAGAAGCCCGTAATCAAACCAGAGCTAACATATAAACTTCATATCACTCCCACAacacccacccctgcccccgcCAAAAATGCAGGAAACTGTAATTGCATGAGCTCTTTTCTAAAGTTTAGCCTAAACCCCTGAACCCCTGACTAGTTCTAAATTTCTATGTCCTCAATCTATGCCTAATTCTCCAGGATCAAGTTgagtcacattttatttaattttctctatcATCTTGACAATAAGAGGTGGTCGTTCCTCCATATTTATCAGGGTCTCTGCAGTCCAATGTCTGAATCTAACTATTGAGAGAATATAGGCTTCTATGAACATAACTTTAGTGCCAAATGTAATCTACTGATTAGTATCTTTTCCTCAACTCCAAATAAAAGTCTGAGCCGaaacttattttacagatgatctCCTAATCGTAAGTCCAGGCATTGGAGAAGATGATATTCAAGTCCAACAGTAGCACCAGTGCTGAGGAAAGTGACCAGGAACTTTTGTCACAGGATATCTTTGGCATAATGCCTAAAATCTTTTTATACCATGTAAAGCAGAGTGTGTATATAGTGTGGGGCTCTTAAAACCTGGCCTTAATTAAAACTAGTAGGATTAGTATTATACTAAAAACTTCCTGAAAGAATAACCTTAGAAAACCCACATCAAAGTATTTTTCCCTGGATGATCTGCTGGGTCTATCACAGACCAAGACCAAATACCAGTCATCTCtagtgtcttcacatggtgttgAATGAtagcagataaagaaaatatcactTGTATGTATGCTACTAGTCTATCCAGGGACAACCACTCATCACAAGTTCTATCATACTTGGGGTATGAGCTGAAGTACATTACAGCATTGAATCCCACTGTCAGCAGTAGTCATGGGTAGGCCTCTTCATGGTGAAGGGGTTATCTCAAAACAGGATGGAAGGGAATATACACTGGAGAATGCATATTATAAAGATGAGACAAATAAGTCCAACAATTGAATCTCTTATTCAAAGCCAATGTCACATTTCCCTGTCACACAAATGTTTCTTTCCCATCACTAACACTTAAAgtggaaataaaatacaataccatCAGCCCCTTTTGAGTCTGCAGGTCTTCACGGAAAAAAGCAAAGATTGGGAGACAGTTGAGAGGGGAGGCATTATTGTGATTTTATGTTCTTAACAGGTGGCTAAGAACCTCTGCTCTGAAATCAAAGAGCAGAGATGGACCTGAAACAGTATCTGTCAGACCAGACATGTTGTATaatgtaagcctcagtttcctcttgaaAATGAAACTAATGGCAGCCCCTTACAGATTTTTTATAAGGATGTGATCATGTAAAATGCTtctatagtgcctg
Protein-coding sequences here:
- the LOC129484542 gene encoding olfactory receptor 52M1-like yields the protein MLTPNNACSMPTSFRLTGIPGLESLHIWLSIPFGSMYLVAVLGNMTILAVVRMEHSLHQPMYFFLCMLAVIDLVLSTSTMPKLLAIFWFGAHNIGVNACLAQMFFIHCFATVESGIFLAMAFDRYVAICDPLHHTSLLTHAVVGRLGLAALLRGVIYIGPLPLMIHLRLPLYQTQIIAHSYCEHMAVVTLACGDTRVNNLYGMGIGFLVLTLDSLAITASYVMIFRAVMGLATSEARLKTLGTCGSHICAILVFYIPIAVSSLTHRFGHRVPPHIHILLANLYLLIPPILNPIVYAVRTKQIQETLLHIKARTQTR